In the Triticum aestivum cultivar Chinese Spring chromosome 2B, IWGSC CS RefSeq v2.1, whole genome shotgun sequence genome, AACATTTGTGatattgtgcgagaatttcttaagCACGTCATGTAGATTTTAATTTGTAATAGATTTTTAGTTGGATAATCAGTCTATATGTATACATATTCAAATTGTCTTTTTGttatcaatttacattgcaaaTAAAGTGTACCTCAATTATAACCCGATTGTGTTCGTGCTATCTTTTCTCTAATatgtgaaatttaacatgcattatgTTTATATAACTCAGCAAAATACTATTTCAAAAGCTTGTGGCAACGCATGGGCATTCTACTAGTGTATATGTGATTGGGATGGGTTAGTGTGGGCCAAATCCGACGTGATAGACGCGCCCGGGCTGCCACATATCCGCCCTATATAGGCTAAATATGTAAGGtgtcggtcagcccgggcgtttgaggccggtTTTAGGCGCCCGGCTGGGTTGCTTTTTTTTTATCCGGACCGGGTCGTTCGCCCGGGTGTTTGAGGGGAGTTTGAGGCGCCCGACTGTAGATGTTGTAAGAAGATGTGAAGAGCGTTCTCAATATGAGTGTCATATCGTTTTGGGCAGAGGTTGGCCTTTGAGTTTAGATGATTTTTGAAGAGTAGTCATCCAAATATATGCAGCTTTGAAAGCGCAGGTTTATTCCTGCAGGGGGTTAATGGGATATTTTTAGAACTTCGTCAAACTCTCAGAAATTTGACGAAGATCagagtaaaaaaataaaaatgcgGGTCAAACTAAGTCATCACAAAATCAGAGAGCATGCATACGGGATACATACTATTGAAGAACAGGTAATCATACAAGCACTCAAGCATGAGGAAGATGAATTGAAGAAATAAAAAATAGCATGATGAAAATCTTCAGTTCAAATTCTTCGGAAGGTAGATCATAGATTCTTCAGCAACGAAATAACTTAAAGGTAAAGGGGTTAGGAATTTGAAACCAAGTAGGCTCGGTGAAGACATCGATTTGGTAGAGCAGTTCTAGTTACTGTATCAAATGTACGTCTGGTTGAAGCGGCTGAGTTGAACTCCAAAGACACTTAGTATGCACCATGttcctcttgagctaaggtcacagcATACCTCACCCTATCACTCGTTGTAAGTCTTCAAGGAAGACTTcaaaaaccttcacagacttgttcaTCGGCacaccacaattactcttggttgcttagaacatgatgcctaaccgtctagaaTAATGACAGTCTTCAAAGGTGGCAGGGGTCGGATCATACAGATCAAtttcttcaatgatgctcaatcactttggctctggtTGGGTTTTTTCTCACTTGGGTTTCTCTCAAATAACAAGTGTCAAGTTCTGTCTagagcagccaaccaacaagtgttgtaaggggcggctatttatagccaggggcaaCCCAATATGAAATGTCACAAATACCCCTTCGGACATGACCGTTGTCAGGGTAAGGATCCACTCGACAACTGGCACGCGGCACAGGAACGGTCGGAAAATTGAAATCTCGATTTCGCCGCGGCACTCAGTTTCCTCAGGATAGGCAGATCGCACTGGCGAAATCCTAACTCTTCAGCCTGACCAAATTTGTCAGGGACCAGATGAATTGCGTGAATGTCGCTCGCAAATTCATCAGTTGTTCTGGAGGTTTCCTAAGGCTTCACTAGAAGCGGTAAGAGTGTGTATAGGATTGAGCATCACATTGGAAATATAAAATATGTTTTACCtagacccctttaacagtacagtttttcctatgactcaaataagaagaaagaaactacgaaaacaaaagtcttcaagcttcaaagtcttcatatcaatttcttcaaaggtcgtaccaatttcttcacttgaagaaatacaTTTTTAGGGCTCGTCTTTCCGGTTAAACCAAATTTGCACTGACTATAactcctgtgtatactcacaaacacattagtccctcaacctatttgccttcaatactccaaaaccactaagggggcaGCACTTACAAGCTTGATTGGAACCTGAAGGACCAAATGAGATAGTAGTTGGGGTCAACCTGCTCGTCGTATGAGAAAAGAGAGTAGAGAGTAGGCATTCTTGGAGGAGAATGGCAAGTCTTACGAAGAACCGAGCTTCATCGTTGTCGTTGTAGACAATATCCTGCAACAAAGACAACACATCATCGAGCTCAATAGAACCAACTTATTTGTGATATGGAATGTTTATCTCGAGATGACTAGTGCTACTATGAGAGAAGCTAAGAAAGGGGCGGGGTGGTTTACGGAagaagccaccaaaagaactgggCCTCAAACTGGGCGGTTGCCAGTTCATTTATTCTTGGTGTTTCTGGGATGAGCCTGTTGACAAGTCTATTGGTACGTAGCAGATATGTATAGTCAACGATAGTCAATCGAAAGATGGAGCATAACTTACTCTAGCTCCAAGCGGAGTGTTACCGAGAAAGAAGAGGTACATGTAGGACAATTAGATTGTGCATGCATTGGGAGTAGCTTTGAGTTTTGAGCACAATTTAGTGAAGGCTGTTCTGCGTGGGAAAACAGGGCAAGGACATGATAATAAGAACACTGCTCAAACGAGTTAGCCAGAAAATTAGAATTTCACACAATCAAACTAATCAAGCACAGTACTATACAGCCTGCTGTGACCAAAACTGGCACTCGATTTAGTTTTCAGATTACCACAAGTTATTATTTCAGACGCAAGGTGCAGACCTTCACAGCTCAGCACCAAAGTCCTATGCGTGCATGTAACCCGATTCATTTCTCTCTGTCTCTCTACCTGCGTGTTTGACTACACcttgagcagcagcagcagcagcagcagcagcctagATGCTAGTAGTACTGCAAAGGGACCATACTCCTAGCTAGACTCAGCCCCTTGCTGATAAAAGTCATTCATACAGTTCAAATAGTATGAGTATACATATAAGTACATGCAGCCGGGTCTGCAGTAAAAACAGAGATCAAGCAAGTAGTAAAATATATACTGCTAGTGGTGTTTTTGAGTACTAATTAAAAAAGGCCAaagcaagaaaacaaaaggcaaccTTATTTTTCCTTTCCCTCCCGCTTTGCAAAGATCCTTCCTGCCCTTGCTCCCACTACTATATAGCCTCCCCCTCACCTTCCattccagagagagagagaagcagagGGCGAGCAAGTGAATGATAGctagacagacagacagacagagaGGCAAGGCATGGCAGGCTCCATGCAGCTTGTGAGATGTAACTAGGTAGGgtggggcggtggcggtggtggtgtgtGGTATGAGCATGATGGTGGGGGTGGGCGATCTTGTGCTGGCTGCTCCGGCGATCCTGCTCGCCTTGCTCCTGACTCTGGTGCTGAGCCACTTCCTGCCTTTGCTCCTCAACCCCAAGGCTCCAAGAGGCAGCTTTGGATGGCCCCTTGTTGGAGAGACCCTCAGGTTCCTCACCCCTCACGCCTCCAACACGCTGGGTAGCTTCCTGGAGGATCACTGCTCCAGgtatttttatttcttcttcttttttgttatCATTCACCACAGCCACACCTCAAGATTTCTCCACAATGCAACCAAGCACGTAGTATTGTTTATCATTTACTCATGTGGCAGCAAAAGATGATGCATGTCGTGCATGTTGTCCTGACTCAGCACCTTTATCTTTGTGTCTTGGCTCCGAGGCTGTGATATATTTGAATTTCTACAGGTTTTGTGTACAGAACTTATTTCTGAAAAGTTTCACCTATTGTTTTATGGGGGTGAAAAGATGGAAAGATCTCATAAGACCCTCTAACAAATGATGGCAACTTAATAACATAAGAAAAGATTAACATTGTAATTGATGTGATTGTGCAGGTATGGGAGGGTGTTCAAGTCCCATCTGTTCTGCACCCCCACCGTAGTGTCCTGTGACCAGGAGCTGAACCACTTCATCCTGCAGAATGAGGAGAGGCTGTTCCAGTGCAGCTACCCCAGGCCAATTCATGGCATACTGGGCAAGTCCTCCATGCTGGTGGTCCTGGGGGAGGACCACAAGCGGCTCAGGAACCTTGCTCTGGCCCTGGTCACCTCCACAAAGCTCAAGCCAAGCTACCTTGGCGACATTGAGAAGATTGCGCTGCACATAGTCGGATCATGGCATGGCAAGGGCGGCAACATCACCTTCTGCGAGGAGGCAAGAAAGGTTGGTCACCCGGTGCATGCACTAACCACACCCAAAGCTGGCTAGACATGCATCAGTAGGGACATGATCCCGTGAAACATGGAGGAAAAACTCTGCACATGTTGCCTATAGCTACATCATCATGCTGTTATTTGCTGATGCATGGATATTTTTCAGACGCTGGCTTTGACTTACCAGGGTCATTCTTCTCCTTTTTTTGACTCTTTTTTTCTGAcccttttttctttcctttggCACAGTTTGCATTCAGTGTGATAGTGAAGCAGGTGCTGGCGCTGTCACCAGAGGAGCCTGTCACTGCCATGATACTGGAGGACTTCCTCACCTTCATGAAGGGCCTCATCTCTTTCCCTCTCCGCATCCCAGGGACCCCATACGCCAAAGCTGTCCAGGTAACTAAGTAAACAACTCTGGTATACCACCTTCTTAAGCTGTCAAAGTTTCCAGCACTTCTTATCTACTTCACCATGCATCAGGCTCATGAAACTCTGGTATATATTGTTCTAACACCGAGGTTCTTGGCTATGTTGATCACTCCTCACAGGCCAGAGAGAGGATATCAAGCACTGTGAAGGGCATCATTGAGGAGAGGAGGAAGGCTGACTGCTGCAAGAAGGATGATTTCCTCAACGTGCTCCTGTCAACCGATGAGCTCTCTGACGAGGAGAAAGTGAGTTTTGTGCTGGACTCCCTGCTAGGGGGGTATGAGACCACCTCACTCATGATATCCATGGTCGTCTACTTCCTTGGGCAGTCAGCTCAAGATCTAGACCTGGTGAAGGTACATACATACCTGATCAAGCTTAAGCCACAGGTGATTGGTGGTTGTGTGCATGTCACTTATTATATATGAACATGCTGTGCATGCAGAGGGAGCATCAAGGCATAAGATCTACCAAAGCAAAGGAGGAGTGCTTGAGCTCTGAGGACTACAAGAAGATGGAATATACCCAACATGTAAGTAAGATGATGATCATTCAGTACACGCTTTAGGATATGTAGCCGGTTGGTAAGCATGGATCCTTTTTCTTTCTATTATCAGCCATCTGCACAAATATGTGACCCTCCAAAACTGATGTTTTTTTTTTCTGTCCATATGCCTGCCTATATCTGGAATTTTGACTAGAGCAAACAACACTTTGCAAGAACAGTGCAGATGGGGAAGGGTCTCTTAATTTGTTCTGTAGTAATTGGAATGGTTCAATGATACAAACATGCGTGGATGTCCTTTCAGGTTATCAATGAGGCGCTGAGATGTGGAAACATTGTCAAGTTTGTCCACAGGAAGGCCCTCAAAGATGTCAGATACAAAGGTAATTAACCCTGCTAGTACTTGGGGCTTTCCCAGCAGATCCCATTGTGCTCATCACATGATAATGGATCAGGCAAAGGGGGCGGTTGGGCCTTTATTGCTGATTTGTGAGCATTGTTATTCCTAAACACCTAGCTTTTGATAGAAGATGCTCAAAAGCAAGTGGACCTCTTCTTTTGCTCTGTTGCAGAGTATCTGATTCCATCTGGCTGGAAGGTCCTACCTGTTTTTAGTGCTGTTCATTTGAACCCCTCACTTCATGGAAATGCCCAACAGTTTCAGCCTTGCAGATGGGAGGTATGTCTGATTTTCATACCATGTGCATGGGCATCTATATTTGTGGTGAAGTAATGAATACAGCTTAGTTTATGCAGATTAGCTTTAACATAATAT is a window encoding:
- the LOC123045717 gene encoding cytochrome P450 724B1 isoform X2 — its product is MSMMVGVGDLVLAAPAILLALLLTLVLSHFLPLLLNPKAPRGSFGWPLVGETLRFLTPHASNTLGSFLEDHCSRYGRVFKSHLFCTPTVVSCDQELNHFILQNEERLFQCSYPRPIHGILGKSSMLVVLGEDHKRLRNLALALVTSTKLKPSYLGDIEKIALHIVGSWHGKGGNITFCEEARKFAFSVIVKQVLALSPEEPVTAMILEDFLTFMKGLISFPLRIPGTPYAKAVQARERISSTVKGIIEERRKADCCKKDDFLNVLLSTDELSDEEKVSFVLDSLLGGYETTSLMISMVVYFLGQSAQDLDLVKREHQGIRSTKAKEECLSSEDYKKMEYTQHVINEALRCGNIVKFVHRKALKDVRYKEYLIPSGWKVLPVFSAVHLNPSLHGNAQQFQPCRWEGPSQGTSKKFTPFGGGTRLCPGSELAKVEAAFFLHHLVLNFSMEYPISMACKLSGTKSGP
- the LOC123045717 gene encoding cytochrome P450 724B1 isoform X1, producing the protein MSMMVGVGDLVLAAPAILLALLLTLVLSHFLPLLLNPKAPRGSFGWPLVGETLRFLTPHASNTLGSFLEDHCSRYGRVFKSHLFCTPTVVSCDQELNHFILQNEERLFQCSYPRPIHGILGKSSMLVVLGEDHKRLRNLALALVTSTKLKPSYLGDIEKIALHIVGSWHGKGGNITFCEEARKFAFSVIVKQVLALSPEEPVTAMILEDFLTFMKGLISFPLRIPGTPYAKAVQARERISSTVKGIIEERRKADCCKKDDFLNVLLSTDELSDEEKVSFVLDSLLGGYETTSLMISMVVYFLGQSAQDLDLVKREHQGIRSTKAKEECLSSEDYKKMEYTQHVINEALRCGNIVKFVHRKALKDVRYKEYLIPSGWKVLPVFSAVHLNPSLHGNAQQFQPCRWEGPSQGTSKKFTPFGGGTRLCPGSELAKVEAAFFLHHLVLNFRWKIDGDDIPMAYPYVEFPRGLPIEIEPICSES